The DNA sequence AACTGGCTCTCAAACCGAGTCTTCAAATCCTACGAGGATATCGTCGACCACTGCTGCTACGCTTGGAGAACCCTCCAGCAACGACCATGGAAGATCATGTCAATCGGCCGACGCAAATGGGCGCAAGGGTTCTAATCAGTGACGGTTGGTATTAGCGATAGCCGCCGGCATATTTACCGGCCTTGTTGTGGCTGTGATTATAGGCATGGCAAACGGTGTGCTGATTGCAGGAATCGGAATAAACCCGCTCGTGACGACGCTCGGCGTCGCCAACATAGTTTTATCCCTCGCCTCAACAGTAAGCGGAGGCTTTCCGGTCAGCGGTTTCACTCTTCAATTCAGTCAGTTGTTTGCCCAAAGCTCGTTCCTAGGGCTTCCCGTTCCGGTGGTCGTCGCGGCTGTGGTTTTCGCGGGATTGTCCGTGTTGATGAATTTGACCTCATTCGGACGCAGCCTCTATATAATTGGGGCCAACCCCAAAGCCGCCGTGGTCGCCGGGATCAGGAGTGGTCCCGTCGTTGCGGCGGCCTACTGCCTGTGCGGAATGCTCGTCGGGCTCGGCGCTTTGATGCTGACAGCGCGAACTGGCTCGGGTGAACCGAACCTGGGAGGCAACCTCACCCTGGAATCCATCGCGGCCGCTGTAGTCGGAGGCGTGAAGCTCTCCGGCGGCGAGGGCGGCGTTGGAGCCGCAGTCCTTGGCGCGCTGTTTGTCACCGTGCTGTCGAACGGAATGAACCTTACTCAGGTAGACGGCTATCTCCAGCAGATCTGCCTCGGCGCGATCATCATCATTGCCCTGGTCACCAGCCGTGGCCACAGCAGACATTAATAGAGGAAGCTATGGGATATCAGGTTTGTATCGATATCGGCGGGACTTTCACCGACTGCCTTGTGTCAGATAAGAATGGCGAGATCTCGATTTTTAAGTCGCCCACCACGCCGGGCGAGTTCGAGAAAGGGTTCATCAATGTCCTGAACGTGGCCGCCGAAGGTTATGGCCTCGCGCCTGACGCCTTCCTCAAAGATATCGACCTTATCGTCCACGGGTCCACCGTTTCGACCAACGCTCTGGTCGAGAAGAAGACGGTGAAGGTAGGGTTGATCCTGACAGCCGGACACCAGGACATCCTCGTGCTGCGCGAAGGTCCGCGAAAAGGAGCCTTCCAGTGGAAACTCAATTATCCTGAGCCTTACGTACCGCGGCATTTGACTAGGACAGTGACCGAGAGGATCGATGCCCGGGGTCGCGTCCTCACAAGCCTGCTCGAAGACGACGTTTTGCGCGCCGCTTCCGATTTCAAGGCTTCCGCCGTCGAGGCGGTCGCCGTCGGGCTCCTTTGGTCCGTGGTCAACAGCCAGCACGAGCTGAAGGTCCGGGAAATCCTTGAGCGTGAACTGCCGGGAGTTCCTGTAACCCTGAGCCATGAGATCAATCCGATGCCGCGGGAATACAAACGCGTGATCGCGGCCGCCATCGACGCCTCGATCAATCCCATCGTTCGCACCTATATCGAGCGGCTCAAGATGGCACTAGACGAGGCGCAGTTCGCAGGGGAGTTGCTTCTGGCGAACTGCGTGGGCGGGATGATGCCGGTGCCAGAGATGATCCGGAAGCCTATCTATAGCGTCATGTCCGGGCCGACACTCGCACCGATGGCGGCGCTGGCTTTATCATCCGAGCCCGACATAATCGTCGGCGACATGGGCGGTACCACGTTTGACGTTTCCGCTCTGCGAAGCCACCAGATCATCGTTACGCCAGATTCCATGATCCACGACGACTCTCTGGGCATTCCCAAGGTGGACGTAAGGTCCGTCGGCGCTGGAGGTGGTTCTATCGCTTCGGTCGATGCTGGAGGGATGCTTCATGTCGGCCCTCATAGCGCAGGCGCTCGACCGGGCCCTGCCTGCTATCAACGGGGAGGCATGAAACCCACGGTAACGGATGCGAACGTCGTCCTCGGTATCATCGATCCCGACTACTTCCTCGGCGGAAAGATGAAGCTAAGCAAGGAGCGGGCGGAGCAAGCACTGGCGGAAGTCGCCGCGCCTCTAGGTCTGTCGATCGAGGAATCGGCATTCGCGATCTATACCACAAGCAATCACAACATGGTCGCCGCGATCGAAGAGATCACGGTGCGTGAGGGCATCAACCCGCGTGATAGCTTCTTCGTCTGCGGTGGCGGCGCAACGGCGATACACATTGCAGACATGGCCGATATCCTCGGCCTCAAAAGATATATGATACCAAGATTCATGGCGGGATTGAGCGCATTCGGCGGACTCATTTCTGATATCCGGAGAGAGGATACCGCCGTCCTACTTACTTCCAGCGCGACGTTTGACGCTGAAGGTGTCACTGACGCTCTCGGAGGGCTCCTCAAAGCAGGCCGTCAATTCCTTGCCGAAGCAGGGGTGTCGCCGGAGAACCAGCGCTTCGAGTTCGCCTTCCTTGGACGATACGAGTACCAGTCATTCGAAATCGAGGTGCCATTTGTTCCAAAAGACCGCGCGGTAACGCCAGGCCAGCTTCAACGTCTTGTGGAGGATTTCCACCGAATGCACGAGCGCATCTATTCGATTAGGTCGGATGGTGACGTGGTCGAGTTCACCGGATGGAAACTCAGGTCCATCGGCAAGCGCGACGGCCAGGATATCTGGCTTAACCACAAAGTGCCTCGTCAGATAGAAACCGTCACGGCCGCAGGTTCCCGAGCCGTTTACAGTCATTCGCTCGGTCGCCGCGAAGAAATCCCGGTATTCAAGCTCTCGTCTCTCGGCTGCGGGGCCGCGGTTGATGGCCCCTGCGTCATCGATGCGGACACATTCACCGCCTTCCTCAAGAGGAGCCATCGCGCAACGATCGACGACTACGGGAATGTCGTCGTAACGGTCGAATGACCGCAGGAGAACCACATGAATACTGTCGCGAAGTTCGAAGCCGAGCATATGAATCGTCGGGTGGACCCATTCATAATGTCGGTTCTCAAGAGCCGTTTCGAAGCGATCGTGCGCGAGATGACACTCGTGGTGATGCGCGCCAGCCGCTCGGCCGTGATCAAAAATGCCCGCGATTTCAGCTGCGCCATCCTCACCTACGACCATCGCCTGGTTTCTGTCGAGGACGCGCTGCCGATCCATGTGATGTCCATGGACATGGCGACGCGCCCGATCACCCGGTTCTTTGACGACATCAAGCCGGGCGACATCTTCTTCAATAACTGCCCTTTCACGGGCGGCACCCATCACGCCGACCTTATAGTGGCAATGCCTGTCTTCTATGACGGCGAGCCGCTCTTCTGGATGATCGCTCTCTCGCATCACGCGGACACCGGAGCGCCTGTGCCCTCTACATATCTGCCTTTCGCCAAGAGCATATTCGAAGAGGGCATTCATTTTCCGTGTGTGCGTGTGGCAGAGAATTACGTCGAGAAGGCCGATATCCTTCGGATCGGCAGCACGAGAAATAGAGTGCCGGAACTTTGGCTGGGCGATGTCCGTGCGCAGATCGGCGCTTGCCGCACGGGCGAAAAGCGGATTGCGGAACTGGTTGGTAAGTATGGCAGGGACGTCGTGACGGACTTTGTTGAAGACTGGTTCGATTATGGTGCTCGGTGCGCGAAGGCGGCGATCGCAAAACTTCCGGCCGGGAGCTACACTTATGAAACCCGGCACGATCCAGTACCTGGAGTGGCGGAAGATGGAATTCCAGTCAGGATCACGGTGACGGTCGATCCCCAAGCCGGAGAAATCGTCGTGGACGCCCGCGACAATATCGACAACGTGCCTGGCGGCCTCAATCTCTCGGAGAACACAGCAACAGGGTCCTGCCGTATCGGAGTTTTCAACAATCTTGATGAGTCTGTTCCTCACAATGAAGGAGCAAAGTCACAGATAAAGGTGCTCCTGAGGGAAGGGAGCGTGGTTGGCAAGCCTTCGCCGCAGGTAGGTACATCGGTCGCGACCACCAACGTCAATGACCGCCTTATGATGGCGGGAAACTGTGTATTCTCCGAGATGGGTGCGCCGTATGGCCAAGCGGAAGGCGGGTCCCATCTTCCGGCAGGCATCGGTGTCATCTCGGGTCGCGACCCCTTCAAAGGCGGTCGGTCTTACGTGAACCAGATATTCGTCGGCTACGCAGGCGGTGGAGCGCGCAGCGAGTACGATGGCTGGCTTACCTATTGCGGCCCTGCCAACGCGGGTCTGATCCAGTTAGACTCGGTCGAGGTGGACGAGTCGATGTATCCAATCATTATCGAGAGCCGAGGTGTTGTTGCAGACAGCCAAGGATACGGCCAATTCGAAGGCGCTCCTGCAGTTGGTGGCGTCTTTTATCCACTGGAGCACGACATGACGATCGTATATGCTGCGGATGGAACGACGTTTCCCCCTAAGGGCGTGCTAGGTGGTCGAAATGGGGGAGCAAGCTCAAGTTGGAAGATTACTTCCACGGGTCATACCGCCGACCTACCTGCCTTCGCGGAAGTGGTGATCGAAAACGGGGCAAAGATCGCCTTCAGAGCTTGCGGCGGGGGCGGCTACGGTAGTCCGCTTGATCGCGATCGGGTGAGGGTTTTAGAAACCGTAAACCGTGGATGGCTATCGCCTGAGAAAGCCAAAGAGGTATATGGAGTAGGGGTACGATTGACGTCGCAGCCCGGCCTGTTTGAGCTGATAACTTAGTGGCAATCTCGTTACTTTCACGGACCATGGTATCAACCGTGAGACGACGACGGAACCGTAAAAATCGGCTGCGAACATGCCTGGTCAGCAGCCGGCTTCCATGACGGTTTCGGGAAGCCATTGGAAACACCCATGTTCCACCCAAGGAAGCGCCAGCAAGCACCATGCCGCCGCGCTGAGGCAACGTGATCCGCCTTCGATGTGCAAGGCGCGTCAGGCCAGATGGCGGGCATTTCGACAGGTGGCTTCTCCACATTTCAAATCATTCTTGGAGAAACAGGCAACCTTCGTAGAGGCTTAATCTACCGGTCGCATTCGGTCAGTCGCTAAGTTTCTCTCGTGTCCAAAGCGCAATCGGCGCAAGCGAGAGGAAAGCAAAATGTCGAAGGTTTGGTTTATCACTGGTGCAGCCCGCGGTATCGGCAAGGAAGTGGCACGTGCGGCGTTGGCTGCCGGAGATAAGGTTGTCATCACTGGCCGCAATGTCGAGCAGCTCACGAAGGCATACAAGGGCGATGACGATGTTTTGGCTCTTCAGCTCGATGTATCGAACGAAGAACAAGCCGCAACTGCAGTCGACGCTGCTGTGGCCTATTTCGGCCGCATCGACGTTCTTCTGAACAATGCCGGCTTCGGCCAACTCGGACTATTCGAAGAAATCGGCTCCGCTGCAATCGTCAACCAGTTCAACACCAACGTGTTCGGTCTCCTCAACGTGACCCGCGCGGTGCTCCCCGTCATGCGCAAACAGCGCGGCGGCCACATCCTCAATGTATCATCGATTGGCGGGTCCGTTGGCTTTGCGGGTTCTACAGTCTACTGCGCCACGAAATATGCTGTCGAAGGGTTCTCTGAATCGCTCGCGCTTGAGGTTGCCGACTTCGGCATCAAGGTCTCGATCGTAGCGCCCGGCTTCGTCCGTACGGACTTTCTCGACAGTTCATCGGTTCGTTACGGTGACAAGACGATCGATGACTACGCCGAAGTCTCCGCCAATATCCGCGCCACCTACGACAGCTACAGCCACAAACAAGCTGGCGACCCCAAGAAACTGGCGAGCGCGATCGTGACGCTTGCCAATCAGAACGAGCCTCCGGTGCGCCTGCTCACGGGATCGGACGCTATCGCCATGGCAAGGGAGAAAATCGGGAAGGTCGATCAGGAAATCGATCGTTGGCAGGATCTCTCCGCTTCCACGGACATCATTGAATAAGGATGGTCACGAGGAGACCGGCGCTCCTGCCGGTCCCTCCTTAAAGTTTGAACTGATGTATAAAAGTCAGAAGATAGCAGCACTGATCGGACAAAATACCGGGATGGACGGCGTCTTCTCGACCATCCTGCCCGGCGTTTTCCTGCTGCGCGCCTCACGTCCGACGGCCCCGATACACACCATCTATGAGCCGAGCCTTTGTTTCGTCGCTCAGGGCCGTAAGCAGGTGTCCGCTGGTTCCCTGAATTATACCTACGAACCGGGGGCGGCGCTTGCAGTTTCCGTCGCGTTGCCTGTGCGTGGGCAAGTGTTGGAGGCTTCCCCTTTAGAGCCCTTTCTGTGTTTGCGCATTGAGTTGAGGCAGGAAACTTTCGCTGGACTTCGCGGCATTAGCACAAGCCAGTCTGACGCTAACTGTCTTCACCCAGGAATGGGTATCGTTCCGTCCTCCATCTCTCTGGAAGACGCACTTGTCCGGACATTGCAGCTTCTCGCAGAACCGCGAGAAGCTAGGGTGCTTTGGCCCCTGTTGGAAAAAGAAATCAGCTATCATCTGCTGTCGGAATGCTCGAGCCCTGTCCTCAGGCAACTATCACTGCCAGCGCGCCGATTTCAGCACATTACGCGGGCTGCCGGCTACCTGCGCCGACATTTCCGCAAAAGCGATGCGCCAAAAGACCTCTCCATTTGGGCTGGCGCTCGGACCATGACCCTCGATCGTGATTTCAGACTTGTGACAGGAATGAACGTTGCTGGCTACGTGCGCACCCTGCGTCTGCAGGAGTCCCGGCGACTGCTGATGTTGGGTATTCAGGATCCATGCGAGCTCGCAAGGAGCACGGGTTACTTCGACGCATCTACCTTTCTACAGGACTACAGCACAACGTTCCATTCGACGCCCGTTATGGATGCCGAGCATTGGCGTCACACTTCCAGACCCGCTGGAGAAGAGTGATCAGACTTGCTCTCCTTCACGTAGTCGATCCACGCTCTGAAAGCAGGCGAGACCTGCCGGCGGCTTGGGTAGAACAGGCTAAAACCGGGCAGGGACCGTACCCAATCCGGCAGCACTTTTACCAAGGTGCCCGCCGCAAGGTCACCCGTCACCTGAGACTCGAACAAAAAGGCGAGCCCGAGGCCGTCCAAGGCCGCCGCGCGGATTGCTTCGCCGCTGTCCAGCACAAGCGGCCCGTCTCCTCGAAACTCAAATCGCGCATTGTCTTTTTCAAGGGGCCATCGGAAGATTCTGCCAGAGGTCGCAAACCGGTAGTTGATGCATCGGTGGGATTGCAGGTCAGCTGGCGTTGACGGCAGGCTCTCGAAGCTCGCCAGATATCCCGGGCTCCCAACAATAGCGGCTGGCGACGTTGAAGACAAACCAACCGCTACCATGTCTTTTTCGACCAGCGAACCAAAGCGAATACCGCCGTCAAAACTTGCCGAGATGACATCAGTCAGGCCATCGTTGACGGAAACCTCCATGCTGACGTGCGGATACCTGGCGACAAACCCGGATAGCCTCGGGCGTATGAGCATATCATAGGCGACCTGCACGGTCGTCAGCCGGATTGTCCCGGCTACGTGAGAACGCATATCCTGCAGACCCTGGAGTTCGGCCTCGATTCCGCGCAATGCCGGTTGCAGGGTCGCAAGAAGCCGTGTGCCGGCCTCCGTGGGCGACACATTCCCCGGACCTGTTGCGCTGGATGTACTCCCGCTCCAACACAAAGGCGGTTGAGATAAAGGCTAGCCATATGGTCCAAATGTCTCAGACCAAGCGGGTAGCGGACATGATCATGGAGGCGGTGAGAGCAGTAGAATAACAGGAAAGAGCAGGCGGGCCGGAAAGCCGCCTGTTCTACCTTTAATGTTCGCGCCTCAACACCATGCCCGCATGGTAGAGGACATCATCGATGAAATCACCGTCTGCCGTGAAACCCGTATCGTCGACATAATCGATGTGGTCTCCGGTAATGCGGTAGCTACCCTGGTAAGCGCTTTTCCTCTTTCCACGCGCTTCATCATATCTACCATTAGGTAGAAGCTCATGACGGATGTAACCGTCTTCCGTGACCCACATGCCGACGTAAGGATGTTCGTTCTTGATCACGGTGTTCTCCATGTGTTGATTTTCCGTCGTTGCAACCTCATTCGAAAATGCATGGTGGCTTGCGAGGATCAGGATCGAACCAAGGAGGATCGACGCAGCTATCACTGCGCGTCGTTCATCTCGGCGCATAAGCTTGCTCCGTAGTCATTGCCAGATAATGGAGATCAAGCACGCCGTGGATCATGGTGGGGACGGCATCCACGAACTGTCTCATGTGAGGCGTTTCGAAATGTGCGTCCAGATCCTGCTTGCTGCGCCAGTTCTCGTAGACGCACCAGACGTCAGGCTCGTCGAGCGAACGATGGACATCATAATTGATGCAGCCTGGCTCGCTACGGCTTGGCTCGGCCAGCCGATTGAGCCAATCGCCGAGCACATCGGCGCTTCCCTGCTTTGCTCGCATGAAAGCTATGTTTGTAAGTTTCGTCATGGTTCTCTCCTCATCGTTTTTGAAAGGCAGCCAAATGGCTGTCCATGAGACAAACATGCACGACCTCGGCACGAAGGCGGTAGAACGCTTCTCTGCGCGGCTTGCCCGATTCTATAGGTTCCATAAATGGAGAAGCCGCCCGAAGACGGCTCAGAAGTTCGAGAACCTATTGCCAACTCGTGGCGGGCATCGCCTTCATTTTTTCCACATCCTTCTTCGGCGAAAGGCCAAACATCCGGGCGTATTCGCGCGAAAACTGGGAGGGGCTTTCATATCCAACCGAGAAACCAGCGGATGCGGCATCCAGCGCCTGAGCGATCATCAGTCGCCGTGCCTCCTGCAGTCGCACCTGCTTCTGATATTGAAGGGGGCTCATCGCCGTGACCGTTTTGAAATGCTGATGGAACGACGAAACGCTCATATGGACCTGAGCGGCAACTTCCTCAATCTTCAAGGCCCGATCGTACTGGGTCTTGATGATCGCGATGGCCTTGTTGATCTGACTAAGCTTGCTCTCGGCCATTGCGATCTGACGGAGACGGTCGCCCTGCTCGCCAAGGAGCAGCCTGTAAAGGATCTCGCGCTCTGCAAGCGGCGCCAGAACGGCCCGGTCGCTTTCACGTCCGCTTTCCAGCAGCTCTGCAAGCCTGACGACCGCGTCAAGAAGTTGCGCTGGCACGTCACTGACCGCGATCCCTCGCTGGGGCTCCTCGTTTCGAAGCCCACCGGGCACGGCCGCGGTGATGACGTCTGCAATGGCGGCGGGTTGAAGATCGAGTCGCAAGCAGAGGTACGGGATTTCAGGCGAAGCCTCAAGAATTTGACCGGCGATAGGAAGATCGACACTGACGATGAGAAATTTCATTGGCTCATATAGATAAGCCTGATCGGCCAGCGTGGTTTGCTTGCGGCCTTGCGCGACGAAACAAACCGCCGGCTTGTGCAAGATTGGAACCGCCTCTGTCGGCGTGACTGAACGTAAGATATGGACCCGCGGGACATCTGTCTCAGTGACACCGTCGTTTCGGCAGTTGTCGGCCAGAATGCGCGCGAGACGTTCGATCATCTATGTTCCTAAAATCGTTTGATAATGTCACACAAAAATAGCCGCGAAATTCGCGGCTATCAATCTATTTCATCCTAACTTGATTTCCCAGGATGAGCGCCGATTACCGGCTGTTCTGCGAGTTGGGGAACTCTTAGCCCGACGCGGCACTTCCGTTCCCAATCGCGGATCCCCGACGAGCAGGCCCAGGCGCGAAACGCCGAGATCTGCCAGATGCTCGTCGGGGAGGCGGTCAAGCTCCTTCTTCAACCTTTTTATGCGGTAGGACCGGACTATATTGGCAAAGAATTCCATCTCTTTCTCCTCTCGTGTCGTTTGATGGTTGAGTAATCCCACAAGCTTTGAGAGAGGCGGTATCACGATGCCATAAGGGAATTGCACGATCCTACGAACCTGAACGGCTGTCCCGTCTCAGCAGCGGTTTCAGTCCCTCAGTAGGTTGAGCGCGACCAGTGCCTGCCCGAAATGTTGAAGTGAACCGGAGGCTTTGAAACTGCCAAGGTCGGACGGCGCAAAGCCCAAACGAGCGATCAGATCTGCTACCTTCTTACTGGCCTCTGGAAAGTTTCCCGACAGAAAGAGAACGCGCTTTCCGCTCGCTTTCACCGGATCGGCAGCCAGTACAGCGGCCGGGAGGGTGTTGAACGCTTTCACGAGCTGAGCGCCAGGGAAGAGATCGGAGACGATTTCCGAAGACAGCCGGCCACCAAGTTCACGTGGTTTGAAAGCAGGAAAGTCGATAGCGTTCGTCGCGTCCACGATGGTGTGGCCATCCCAGACCGCTTTTTTGCCAGCGACTTCCGGTACCGCATCATAAGGCACGGCCAGAATAAGAACGTCGGATTGAAGAGCCTGATCGAGTTCGACGGCCTTCACCGTGCTGCCGAACTTGTCGGTGACAGGCTGAAGCGAGCCCGGACCGCGTGTGTTGGCGATAACGGCGTCAACGCCTGCAGCATGGAAGCGTTCAGCAAGTGCAGAGCCGATCGCACCAGAACCGATGATTGCATAGGTAGTCATTGTATTTCTCCTTGATTAGATGGGGTTTCAGTTGAAGTTGTCGGGGAGGGGAATGAACTCGTCGTCGCCCGGCACGCCGGGGAATTGTCGTTCGCGCCACTGGTCGGCAGCATGGCGAATGCGCTCCTGATCCGTGGCCACGAAATTCCAGCGGATGAACCGCTTTTCAGGAAGCGGCTCGCCTCCGAAGGCAAGAAACCGGGCTGGCTGGTTCGCCTTTACAACGATCTCCGCGCCCGGCTTGAACACGATAAGACGATCCGGCCCGTAGGTACCGTCCTGCCCGATGATCTCGATCGCACCGCTGACGACGAAGATCGCTCGCTCGATATGCTCCCCGTCAATCCTGTAGCGTGCTCCAGCCTGAAGCTGGATCTCTGCGGAGAAGAGGTCAGAGAAGGTGCTGGCAGGTGAGCGCCGTCCGTGCAGGGTGCCGGCGAGAAGCTTCATATCGATGCCCTCACCATTGATCGTTGGCAGTTCATGGGCGCCGAGGTGCTGAAAAAGCGGTGCAGTCTCTTCCGATTGCTTGGGAAGAGCGATCCAGCTCTGCAGGCCCGTGAGCTTGCCCCCATCCTTGCGGATATGTTCCGGGGTCCGCTCGGAGTGAACAATGCCGGAACCGGCGACCATCAGATTGACTTCCCCGGGGCTGATCGACTGTACGTAGCTCTCGCTGTCACGATGCAGCAACTCACCTTCGAGAAGGTAGGTGAGTGTTGAGAGACCGATATGCGGGTGGGGGCGGGTATCAATCCCCTCGCCAGCACCGAACCGCACTGGCCCGAAACTGTCGAGGAATATGAAGGGCCCGACCATCTGGCGCATGGCCGCAGGCAGCGCCCGGCGAACGGAGAAGCCTCCGAGGTCACGGGTCGAGGGCAGGATAACCTGCTCGATGTCAGCGTTAGACAAATAGGACATTGTCAGCTCCAGCGGTTGAATTCGATGGATTGAAGGTAGGCCCCCTAGACGTTTCGGAAAACTCAGATAATTTCGGCGAAAATGATCGAGGAATTAGAAATGTCAGACCCCGGCCAGCCGACGCTGGATCAGCTTAAAGTCTTCATCACCGTTGTTGAGACGGGGAGCTTCGCGGCGGCTTCCAGGAAGCTCAACCGTGCGACTTCTGTGATCAGCTACACGATCGCCAACCTCGAAACGCAATTGGGTGTCACGCTCTTCGATCGGCTTTCGACGAAGAAGCCGCAACTGACTTTGGAGGGGAGGACGGTCCTTGCCGAAGCCAAGAGCGTCGCCCATGGCATCGACAATCTTCGGGCTAAAGTAAAAAGCATGCTCCGCGGCGTGGAGCCGGAGGTGCACCTTGCGCTCGACGTCATGCTTCCTGCCGCCCGCGTCATGGACGCTCTGAAAGCGTTTCGAAAAGAATTTCCGAGCGTATCTCTTCGGCTTTACGTCGAAGCCTTGGGCGCGGTAACGCAGATCGTGCTTAACCGAACCGCCGCGATAGGCATCAGTGGCCCACTCGATGTCGAGATCGCGGGCTTGGAACGCATAGGGGTTGGCTTTGTAAAACTTATCCCTG is a window from the Pararhizobium gei genome containing:
- a CDS encoding pirin family protein — translated: MSYLSNADIEQVILPSTRDLGGFSVRRALPAAMRQMVGPFIFLDSFGPVRFGAGEGIDTRPHPHIGLSTLTYLLEGELLHRDSESYVQSISPGEVNLMVAGSGIVHSERTPEHIRKDGGKLTGLQSWIALPKQSEETAPLFQHLGAHELPTINGEGIDMKLLAGTLHGRRSPASTFSDLFSAEIQLQAGARYRIDGEHIERAIFVVSGAIEIIGQDGTYGPDRLIVFKPGAEIVVKANQPARFLAFGGEPLPEKRFIRWNFVATDQERIRHAADQWRERQFPGVPGDDEFIPLPDNFN
- a CDS encoding LysR family transcriptional regulator, with protein sequence MSDPGQPTLDQLKVFITVVETGSFAAASRKLNRATSVISYTIANLETQLGVTLFDRLSTKKPQLTLEGRTVLAEAKSVAHGIDNLRAKVKSMLRGVEPEVHLALDVMLPAARVMDALKAFRKEFPSVSLRLYVEALGAVTQIVLNRTAAIGISGPLDVEIAGLERIGVGFVKLIPVASPDHPLAGGSHPPGAARGHIQLVLTDRSPLTQGHEFAVVGNHTWRLADLGAKHMLLKEGIGWGNMPEPMVRDDIESGRLVQLDLPDCKGGPYRLQAVYRTDTPPGPAARFLIDHFQSQDIDDPIAAG